From Sporosarcina sp. Te-1, the proteins below share one genomic window:
- a CDS encoding flagellar hook-length control protein FliK yields MNIGALQSMLGVAPQQTKASALGNANQGSQTFGSVFAWATSTASDDLLNQQTDVNSQLDIIQSLFHVTDLSSLKEMVRELGGTEITNLDTNGVEVALGTLKEFADKLSLEADSLVENLKTLLKESGLSDEKLEQLDDQTPLWTLIGFVDEVAPRFFTNLTESLSKQSSTMDTNSSLHVLTLLKAFEIAAPKTDMVLSQEQRLASLQFSMTQAGSRFDDNVAKQPNGKVDMLQGLQKVQPFHIMMETSQGDQAKEQANSQAKSEQSISVTQQGVQPSVHKSDIVSIQTGQTQENRSETLMKEMQLLFKRANFGQVGGSNRILIKLYPEHLGQIRIELHETNGIISARILASTALAKEMLDSQMHQLRHAFNQQNVQVDRIDITQSVQEPAKEREQAFNEQFKREQQGEESKKEQTAEAETTFEEYLIELEV; encoded by the coding sequence TTGAATATTGGGGCATTGCAAAGTATGTTGGGCGTTGCGCCTCAACAAACCAAGGCATCAGCTTTAGGAAACGCGAATCAGGGCAGCCAGACATTTGGTTCTGTTTTCGCTTGGGCAACCTCTACAGCATCAGATGACTTGTTGAATCAACAAACAGATGTAAACAGCCAGCTGGACATCATTCAATCGTTGTTTCATGTGACAGATCTTTCTTCATTGAAAGAGATGGTCAGAGAACTGGGTGGAACAGAAATCACCAACCTGGATACTAACGGAGTTGAAGTTGCGCTGGGGACGTTAAAGGAATTTGCTGATAAGCTATCCCTTGAGGCAGACAGCCTAGTGGAAAATTTGAAAACCTTGCTGAAGGAATCAGGTCTTTCAGATGAAAAGCTCGAGCAGCTGGATGACCAAACACCATTATGGACACTGATCGGTTTTGTTGATGAGGTGGCACCGCGCTTTTTTACGAACTTGACTGAATCTCTTTCAAAGCAATCCAGCACTATGGATACAAATTCTTCACTTCATGTACTGACATTGCTAAAAGCTTTTGAGATTGCAGCTCCTAAGACAGACATGGTCTTGTCTCAAGAACAGAGACTGGCCAGCCTGCAATTTAGCATGACTCAAGCCGGCAGCCGTTTTGATGACAACGTAGCAAAACAGCCGAATGGTAAAGTTGATATGCTGCAGGGCTTGCAAAAGGTACAGCCATTTCACATTATGATGGAAACAAGCCAAGGTGACCAGGCGAAGGAACAAGCCAATTCACAAGCAAAATCCGAACAATCTATATCAGTCACTCAACAGGGCGTACAGCCATCGGTCCACAAGAGTGATATAGTATCAATTCAAACCGGACAAACGCAAGAGAACCGAAGTGAGACACTCATGAAGGAAATGCAACTACTTTTCAAAAGAGCCAACTTCGGACAAGTCGGCGGTTCGAATCGGATACTGATAAAATTATACCCTGAACATTTGGGGCAAATCCGCATTGAATTGCACGAAACAAATGGCATCATTTCTGCAAGAATTCTAGCGTCAACAGCACTTGCGAAAGAAATGCTGGATAGCCAGATGCATCAATTGCGTCATGCGTTCAATCAACAAAACGTTCAAGTGGATCGGATTGATATTACGCAGTCAGTCCAAGAACCTGCAAAAGAGCGGGAACAAGCTTTTAATGAACAGTTTAAGCGGGAGCAGCAGGGTGAGGAAAGCAAGAAGGAGCAAACTGCTGAAGCAGAAACCACTTTTGAAGAATACTTGATCGAATTGGAGGTGTAA
- the flgG gene encoding flagellar basal body rod protein FlgG, with protein MLRSMYSGISGLKNFQTKLDVIGNNIANVNTYGFKKSRTIFKDLYSQTVAGASGPNATGTRGGVNPKQVGLGSQLAAIDTIHGAGSTQFTGNTLDLAIEGDGYFRVQDGATAADALYTRAGNFYLVENPDDATQAIIVDGDGRFLLDSADAKITVPLNATSLSIGQTGVVNYVVDGELEGTQVIALAKFNNPGGLEKAGGNLFKVSANSGAASVGEPLGDGGHGAIKSGSLEMSNVDLSEEFTEMIVAQRGFQANTRIITTSDEILQELVNLKR; from the coding sequence ATGTTACGTTCAATGTACTCAGGAATTTCAGGGCTCAAAAATTTTCAAACGAAATTAGATGTGATTGGTAATAACATTGCCAATGTCAATACGTATGGGTTTAAAAAGAGCCGGACGATCTTTAAAGATCTCTATTCACAAACTGTAGCTGGAGCATCTGGTCCAAATGCAACGGGAACTCGCGGAGGTGTAAACCCGAAACAAGTAGGGTTAGGTTCACAACTGGCTGCAATTGATACGATTCATGGTGCAGGTTCAACTCAATTTACAGGTAATACATTAGACCTTGCGATTGAAGGGGACGGTTATTTCCGGGTTCAGGATGGGGCGACGGCCGCCGATGCATTGTATACGCGAGCAGGGAATTTCTATCTTGTTGAAAATCCAGACGATGCTACACAAGCAATTATTGTTGATGGGGATGGGCGTTTTCTATTAGATTCAGCAGATGCCAAGATCACGGTGCCTTTAAATGCAACTTCACTCTCAATTGGTCAAACAGGTGTAGTTAATTATGTAGTTGACGGAGAATTGGAAGGTACCCAAGTAATTGCATTGGCGAAATTCAATAATCCAGGCGGTCTTGAAAAAGCAGGAGGCAATTTGTTTAAAGTCTCAGCGAACTCAGGTGCTGCATCAGTTGGTGAGCCATTAGGAGATGGTGGTCATGGTGCAATCAAATCCGGCTCTCTCGAAATGTCCAACGTCGACTTGTCTGAAGAATTTACTGAGATGATCGTGGCACAACGTGGTTTCCAAGCAAACACACGGATTATCACAACGTCGGATGAAATTCTGCAAGAACTTGTTAACTTAAAACGATAA
- the fliH gene encoding flagellar assembly protein FliH: MTSLSKIFRSINTISEAANVKEIAIRNLRPPVSEGMKEELTMEAVLKERELLLNEARQEIELEKSAIAKMRETASSDITAMQEAWQQEKNVLQQQAYDEGFQVGFEEGRNKALADMQDAIQRANDITRISQENAEKYLESQERVILDLAMTTAERILGLKLEEDEDAFLTIVKRGLKEAREMKEVKLYVSSEYFPLLSENRTELAAIFPPDVPFLIFANEDFDSTECTIETNHGRIVVSVDEQLNELKEKLVEILEGGE; the protein is encoded by the coding sequence ATGACGTCATTGTCTAAAATCTTTCGATCCATCAACACGATTTCTGAGGCGGCGAATGTAAAAGAGATTGCGATTAGGAACCTTCGCCCGCCTGTTTCGGAAGGCATGAAAGAGGAACTGACAATGGAAGCAGTTCTCAAAGAACGGGAACTTTTATTGAATGAAGCCAGACAGGAAATCGAATTGGAAAAGAGCGCAATTGCGAAGATGCGTGAAACAGCTTCGTCTGATATTACAGCTATGCAAGAAGCATGGCAGCAAGAAAAAAATGTTCTGCAACAGCAAGCTTACGATGAAGGATTCCAGGTTGGATTTGAAGAGGGGAGAAACAAAGCGCTCGCGGATATGCAGGACGCGATTCAACGAGCCAATGACATAACCCGGATATCACAGGAGAATGCTGAAAAATATTTGGAAAGCCAAGAACGGGTCATTTTGGATCTCGCTATGACAACAGCAGAGCGTATTTTAGGCTTGAAGTTGGAAGAAGACGAAGATGCATTTCTAACCATTGTCAAGAGAGGGTTGAAGGAAGCACGGGAAATGAAAGAAGTAAAACTGTATGTCTCGTCTGAATACTTTCCATTGCTTTCTGAAAACCGAACAGAATTGGCAGCGATCTTCCCTCCTGATGTCCCTTTTCTTATTTTTGCCAATGAGGATTTTGATTCTACTGAATGTACCATTGAAACGAATCACGGACGGATTGTTGTCTCTGTCGATGAACAGTTGAATGAATTAAAGGAAAAGCTCGTGGAAATTTTGGAAGGCGGAGAATGA
- the flgC gene encoding flagellar basal body rod protein FlgC has product MSIFHSLNTSASALTAQRLRMDVISSNMANIETTRGKMVDGEWQPYRRKTVSLQPREGQFSSMLNAAMGKQSKGSAGYGVTISSIKEDTETPFQLVYNPSHPDANQDGYVQMPNVDPLREMIDLMSATRSYEANVTVLNANKAMLMKALEIGK; this is encoded by the coding sequence TTGAGCATCTTTCATAGTTTAAATACATCGGCATCCGCCTTGACAGCACAACGTCTGCGGATGGATGTTATTTCATCCAATATGGCCAATATCGAAACAACACGCGGCAAAATGGTAGATGGGGAATGGCAGCCTTACCGTCGTAAAACGGTCTCACTCCAACCTCGTGAAGGCCAGTTCTCGTCGATGCTGAACGCCGCGATGGGAAAACAATCCAAAGGATCAGCAGGATATGGTGTTACGATTTCATCTATAAAAGAAGATACTGAAACCCCCTTCCAACTTGTCTATAACCCATCCCACCCAGATGCAAATCAAGATGGTTATGTTCAGATGCCGAATGTGGATCCACTCCGGGAAATGATAGACCTCATGTCCGCAACTAGATCATATGAAGCAAATGTGACTGTTTTAAATGCCAACAAAGCGATGTTGATGAAAGCCTTAGAAATAGGTAAATGA
- the fliE gene encoding flagellar hook-basal body complex protein FliE produces the protein MPVQSVLNAGPIASSMKPAIQQTPHEAQKSFGAFLKDAIQDVNNQQIESDRLTQKLALGQEVDLHNVMIAAQKASVALNATMEIRNKVVEAYQEIIRMPV, from the coding sequence ATGCCAGTACAATCAGTCTTAAACGCCGGACCAATCGCAAGTTCTATGAAGCCGGCTATCCAGCAGACTCCCCACGAGGCACAAAAGAGCTTCGGCGCTTTCTTGAAAGACGCAATCCAGGACGTTAATAACCAACAGATTGAATCTGATCGGCTAACTCAAAAGCTTGCGTTGGGCCAAGAAGTTGATTTGCACAACGTAATGATTGCCGCGCAAAAGGCTTCTGTAGCCTTAAACGCCACTATGGAAATCCGCAATAAAGTTGTTGAAGCGTACCAAGAAATCATTCGTATGCCAGTCTGA
- the fliL gene encoding flagellar basal body-associated protein FliL, translating into MKNKALTITLIILVVITLVGIVGLILALQFNKGADGPKEPSIDEIIEASVDVPEITTNLAGRQFIRISLKIQTDNKKAAEELAKRDFQVNNIVIQELSEMTSKDLEGKAGKQAFEDSIKSQLNPLMQEGEIQKVYIVSYIIQ; encoded by the coding sequence ATGAAGAATAAAGCACTTACGATCACCTTGATCATTTTAGTTGTTATTACGCTAGTTGGTATTGTTGGTCTCATACTCGCTTTACAATTCAATAAAGGTGCAGATGGACCCAAAGAACCATCAATTGATGAAATCATCGAAGCTTCTGTCGATGTGCCTGAAATCACTACAAATCTAGCTGGCAGGCAGTTTATCCGAATTTCATTGAAAATCCAAACGGATAATAAAAAAGCGGCTGAAGAATTGGCAAAACGCGATTTCCAAGTCAACAACATCGTCATCCAAGAGCTTTCTGAAATGACTTCGAAAGATCTGGAAGGCAAAGCTGGGAAACAGGCGTTTGAGGATTCGATCAAATCACAATTGAACCCGCTCATGCAAGAAGGGGAAATTCAAAAAGTATATATCGTTTCCTATATCATCCAATAA
- the fliF gene encoding flagellar basal-body MS-ring/collar protein FliF translates to MKDRLAKIRADISQFWSSRTKTQKIIYIGSTLAVIALAAFLTYFLSRTEYVTLYKDVSRAEIGRIKEELDAKGVPNEIAPGGTSILVPKERVDDLLVSLAAEGFPHSGTIDYSFFSQNAGFGTTDNEFNMIKLSAMQTELANLIKGIQGVQDAKVMITLPTQSVFLNESVQNASASIVLKTEPGYQFTEQQITGLYNLVSKSLPNLSTDDIVIMNQYFEYYDLKSENLAGGPNVSDQMAIKKTIERDLQRKVQMMLGTMVGQDKVVVSVTTDIDFKQENREENRVEPIDDERDSLAISIQRVTETFSGNGTVAGGTPEGEDPTDNRTGFVEGNMSNGDYERMEETINNEVNRIRKDIIESPYKIRDIGLQVMVEPPNPEDPATMTTEVRNDIQDILRTIIQTSIDKEMLPSETDDAYWNSKIALSVQTFNGKTVAASEEQAGIPWWVYAIGAALVIVIGILVFAYIRNRRKERELEEELIMEEQRETLNVDDINVEHETEATVRRKQLEKMAKEKPEEFAKLLRTWIAED, encoded by the coding sequence ATGAAAGATAGATTGGCGAAGATCCGAGCTGACATCAGTCAGTTCTGGTCCAGTCGGACGAAAACTCAAAAAATAATTTATATAGGTTCTACATTGGCTGTTATTGCATTGGCTGCATTTCTCACATACTTTTTGTCGAGAACGGAATACGTCACGCTGTATAAAGATGTTTCCCGGGCTGAGATCGGCAGAATTAAAGAAGAATTAGATGCCAAAGGCGTGCCGAATGAGATTGCCCCTGGCGGAACGTCCATCCTTGTTCCAAAAGAGCGTGTGGATGATTTGCTCGTTTCCTTGGCTGCGGAAGGCTTTCCTCATTCGGGAACGATCGATTACTCTTTTTTCTCGCAGAATGCCGGCTTTGGAACGACTGATAATGAATTTAATATGATCAAGTTAAGTGCTATGCAAACCGAATTGGCAAACTTGATCAAAGGGATTCAAGGAGTTCAGGACGCGAAAGTGATGATCACTCTCCCGACGCAAAGCGTCTTCTTGAACGAAAGTGTACAAAATGCAAGTGCATCCATCGTTTTGAAAACGGAACCGGGTTATCAATTCACTGAACAGCAGATCACTGGACTTTACAATTTAGTATCGAAAAGCTTACCGAATTTATCAACAGACGACATAGTCATTATGAATCAATACTTCGAATACTACGATCTGAAGTCTGAGAATCTGGCAGGTGGTCCGAATGTGTCGGATCAAATGGCCATTAAAAAGACGATTGAACGTGATTTGCAGCGAAAAGTGCAGATGATGCTTGGTACTATGGTCGGACAAGATAAAGTGGTTGTCTCCGTTACGACTGATATTGACTTCAAGCAAGAAAACCGTGAGGAAAACCGGGTCGAACCGATTGATGACGAACGGGATAGCTTGGCAATTAGCATCCAGCGGGTGACAGAGACGTTTTCCGGAAACGGAACAGTTGCTGGCGGTACACCTGAAGGAGAGGATCCTACAGATAATCGCACAGGATTCGTAGAAGGAAATATGTCGAACGGCGATTATGAAAGAATGGAAGAGACCATTAACAACGAGGTGAACCGAATTCGCAAGGACATCATCGAAAGCCCTTATAAAATTCGTGATATCGGTTTGCAAGTGATGGTGGAGCCGCCTAACCCTGAAGATCCGGCTACCATGACTACAGAAGTCCGAAATGACATTCAGGACATATTGCGTACAATCATTCAAACATCGATCGATAAGGAAATGCTCCCGTCTGAAACGGATGATGCCTATTGGAATAGCAAGATCGCGCTGTCCGTTCAAACATTCAATGGGAAGACGGTTGCAGCGAGCGAAGAACAAGCCGGCATTCCTTGGTGGGTTTATGCAATCGGAGCAGCACTTGTCATTGTGATCGGTATTCTCGTCTTTGCCTATATTCGCAACCGGAGAAAAGAACGAGAACTGGAAGAAGAATTGATTATGGAAGAACAACGGGAAACCTTGAACGTGGACGACATCAATGTCGAGCATGAAACAGAGGCGACTGTAAGAAGAAAGCAACTCGAAAAGATGGCAAAAGAAAAGCCGGAAGAGTTTGCGAAATTATTGCGGACTTGGATTGCCGAGGATTGA
- a CDS encoding flagellar hook capping FlgD N-terminal domain-containing protein: MVEQKPITESMFLINKQRDQRKTGSGTMDKDAFMKILIAQLQNQDPTNPMKDNEFIAQMAQFSSLEQTMNLANSFQKFAEAQNQSQLILYNEFVGKSVRWHEMTDKKDEEGKLIVNEGTGVIQSLKYVNGSVVFTLADGKELTPGNLSEILSNGDGSNSLVEASLLIGKTVGYMDGEEEKTGVVTSVSNKDGKLQYILADGSRIDGNSFVSISQ; encoded by the coding sequence ATGGTAGAACAAAAACCAATTACAGAATCGATGTTTTTAATAAACAAACAACGGGATCAACGAAAAACAGGATCGGGGACGATGGATAAAGATGCGTTCATGAAGATTCTTATCGCGCAGTTGCAAAATCAGGATCCAACCAATCCGATGAAGGATAACGAGTTCATTGCTCAAATGGCCCAATTTTCTTCGTTGGAACAGACGATGAACTTAGCGAATTCCTTTCAGAAATTCGCAGAAGCCCAAAACCAGTCACAGCTTATCCTATACAATGAATTCGTTGGGAAAAGCGTACGCTGGCATGAAATGACCGATAAAAAGGACGAAGAAGGCAAATTAATTGTCAATGAGGGGACGGGCGTCATCCAGTCCTTGAAATACGTCAATGGATCGGTTGTGTTCACACTGGCAGACGGCAAAGAACTGACACCAGGCAATCTATCGGAAATCCTATCAAATGGAGATGGAAGTAATAGTTTGGTGGAAGCAAGCTTGTTAATTGGAAAGACAGTTGGCTATATGGATGGCGAGGAAGAAAAGACCGGAGTGGTCACTTCCGTTTCGAACAAAGATGGAAAACTGCAATACATTTTAGCTGATGGAAGCCGTATTGACGGAAACAGCTTCGTCTCCATCAGCCAATAG
- a CDS encoding MotE family protein, whose product MKQTKQKSGEVAVSEKKSTGIFQLLLLWVLIPLLFASAVLLIIAKVADVNVFDKAREVTQSIPFLKKDESKEQAQNDIVLEERVVSLQAEIQNKEAELTKIQSDLEKAEKDKDTLLAKQQELLAEIEMLKSAKDDSQKDMKEIVSTFESMSAKSAAPVLTSMSDAEALQILTKLKPDTLASILEKMSPEDAAKYTSLMTK is encoded by the coding sequence GTGAAACAAACGAAACAAAAGTCAGGTGAAGTTGCCGTTTCTGAAAAGAAGTCAACAGGCATTTTTCAGTTATTGCTGCTTTGGGTCCTAATACCACTTCTCTTTGCGTCCGCTGTTCTTCTAATCATCGCCAAAGTGGCCGATGTCAATGTATTTGATAAAGCGAGAGAGGTAACACAATCAATTCCTTTCTTAAAAAAAGATGAAAGCAAAGAACAAGCTCAGAATGATATCGTTTTAGAGGAACGTGTCGTCTCCCTCCAAGCTGAAATTCAGAATAAAGAGGCAGAATTGACAAAAATCCAAAGTGATTTGGAGAAGGCAGAAAAAGACAAGGATACATTATTAGCAAAACAACAGGAATTGCTTGCAGAAATTGAAATGCTGAAGTCAGCTAAGGATGATTCGCAAAAGGATATGAAGGAAATCGTTTCGACTTTTGAAAGCATGTCTGCCAAATCAGCTGCACCTGTCTTAACGAGTATGAGTGATGCAGAAGCCCTTCAAATTCTGACAAAATTAAAACCGGACACATTAGCGTCAATTTTAGAGAAAATGTCTCCGGAAGATGCAGCAAAGTATACAAGTCTTATGACAAAATGA
- the fliJ gene encoding flagellar export protein FliJ, translating to MKPYHYRFEKVLAYREQEKNETEGEYKIAVDEFETVATELYDLLKKKEDVLIEQQEKMKTGFSITDIHHYARFINSLEKRIENLQPLVMKARSKMVWYENKLLEKTIEVKKYEKMKEKDLNRYRFEFEQSEANRLDELSTQQFTRKENGW from the coding sequence ATGAAACCTTATCATTATCGATTTGAAAAAGTGCTCGCATACCGTGAGCAAGAGAAAAACGAAACCGAAGGCGAATACAAAATAGCGGTAGATGAATTTGAAACGGTAGCCACCGAATTATATGATTTACTAAAGAAAAAAGAAGATGTTCTGATAGAGCAGCAAGAGAAGATGAAGACAGGGTTTTCCATCACGGATATCCATCATTATGCACGCTTCATTAACAGCCTGGAAAAACGAATCGAAAATTTGCAGCCGCTTGTCATGAAAGCCCGCTCGAAAATGGTCTGGTACGAGAACAAGCTGCTTGAAAAGACAATCGAAGTGAAGAAGTATGAAAAAATGAAGGAAAAAGATCTGAATCGATATCGATTTGAGTTTGAGCAGTCGGAAGCGAATCGATTAGATGAACTTTCCACTCAGCAGTTCACTAGAAAAGAAAATGGGTGGTAA
- the fliG gene encoding flagellar motor switch protein FliG: MVKKEKGMSGKQKAALLLISLGPEVSAAVYKHLNEEEIERLTLEISSVKKVDSSVKEEIIEEFHNIALAQDYITQGGIGYAKTVLEKALGKEHAQAIINRLTSSLQVRPFDFARRADPGQILNFIQNEHPQTIALILSYLEAEQAGMILSSLPQEVQADIAKRIATMDSTSPEVISEIEAVLERKLSSTVTQDFTETGGVDAVVQVLNGVDRATEKTILDALEIQDPELAEEIRKRMFVFEDIVTLDNRSIQRIIRECENEDLILSMKVSSEEVKEILFKNMSQRMAESFQEEMDVMGPVRLRDVEEAQSRIVSIIRRLEDSGEIIIARGGGDDVIV, translated from the coding sequence GTGGTAAAGAAAGAAAAGGGTATGTCTGGTAAACAAAAAGCGGCACTCCTCCTCATCTCTCTCGGACCGGAAGTGTCTGCGGCTGTGTATAAGCATTTGAATGAAGAAGAAATTGAACGGTTGACACTTGAGATCTCCAGCGTGAAAAAAGTAGATAGCTCGGTCAAAGAAGAGATTATTGAGGAATTCCATAATATTGCATTAGCGCAAGATTATATTACGCAAGGCGGAATCGGCTACGCAAAGACCGTACTGGAAAAAGCGTTAGGAAAAGAACATGCCCAAGCGATTATTAATCGGTTGACTTCTTCCTTGCAAGTACGTCCATTTGACTTTGCAAGACGTGCAGACCCTGGACAAATATTGAATTTCATCCAAAACGAGCACCCGCAAACAATTGCGTTGATCTTATCCTATTTAGAGGCGGAACAGGCTGGAATGATCCTATCCTCTTTGCCTCAGGAGGTACAAGCGGATATTGCCAAGCGAATTGCCACGATGGATTCTACATCCCCTGAGGTCATCAGCGAAATTGAAGCAGTGCTTGAAAGAAAGCTCTCTTCAACTGTTACGCAGGACTTTACAGAAACTGGCGGCGTAGATGCGGTTGTCCAAGTGTTGAACGGCGTAGACCGCGCAACTGAAAAGACGATCCTCGATGCGCTTGAAATTCAAGATCCTGAATTGGCTGAAGAAATCCGGAAGAGAATGTTTGTATTTGAAGACATTGTCACGTTGGATAACCGTTCCATTCAACGTATTATCCGTGAATGTGAAAATGAAGATCTCATCTTGTCGATGAAAGTATCCAGTGAAGAAGTAAAGGAAATTCTTTTCAAAAACATGTCCCAGCGTATGGCGGAATCATTCCAGGAAGAGATGGATGTCATGGGGCCAGTGCGTCTGCGGGATGTGGAAGAAGCGCAAAGCAGAATTGTTTCAATCATCCGCAGGTTGGAAGACTCCGGCGAAATTATTATAGCCCGAGGCGGAGGAGATGACGTCATTGTCTAA
- a CDS encoding TIGR02530 family flagellar biosynthesis protein — protein sequence MDQLNIHRVPSQPLIRQGKPLQRSQSPKQSFLEQLNDAIQTQPLKISKHATDRLRERNIQITDAEWAHVTEKVNEARQKGIKDSLVLMDKAALIVSAKNATVITAMDRMEAKDQLFTNIDGTIVLN from the coding sequence ATGGATCAATTGAATATCCATCGCGTTCCATCACAGCCGCTCATCCGTCAGGGGAAGCCTCTACAAAGGTCACAAAGTCCAAAACAGTCATTTTTGGAGCAACTCAATGACGCCATTCAAACGCAGCCGTTAAAAATTAGCAAACATGCTACTGATCGATTGCGTGAGCGGAATATCCAAATTACAGATGCCGAATGGGCACATGTCACAGAAAAAGTGAACGAGGCCAGACAAAAAGGAATTAAGGACTCGCTCGTGCTCATGGACAAAGCCGCGCTTATCGTTAGCGCAAAAAACGCAACCGTGATTACGGCGATGGATCGCATGGAAGCGAAAGATCAATTATTCACCAACATTGACGGCACGATTGTGCTGAACTAA
- a CDS encoding flagellar FlbD family protein, translating into MIQITRLNGTTFTLNALYIEKVESFPDTTITLTTGSKYVVLDPIDEVNRRIIEFYQSVQLLSNPHIRGEEDEE; encoded by the coding sequence ATGATACAAATTACACGATTGAACGGCACGACGTTTACGTTGAATGCCTTGTACATAGAGAAAGTCGAATCGTTCCCCGATACGACGATCACGTTGACGACTGGTTCTAAGTATGTCGTACTCGATCCGATAGACGAGGTCAATCGCCGTATCATTGAATTTTATCAGTCAGTTCAGCTCTTATCGAATCCGCACATCCGGGGGGAAGAAGATGAAGAATAA
- the fliI gene encoding flagellar protein export ATPase FliI, with amino-acid sequence MKKAGELSEIIPKLNTFRKYGRVARVVGLMIESQGPESSIGDVCLIHLNQTASGDSVMLAEVVGFREEIVILMPYSNIHDISSGCLVECTGNPLEVKVGMNLIGKVLDSLGRPIDQSPLPKGLATVRTEQEPPNVLSRKPIDEKLAVGVKAIDSMLTVGNGQRVGIFAGSGVGKSTLLGMIARNTTADLNVIGLIGERGREVREFIERDLGPEGLKRTIVVAATSDQPALMRIKGAFTATAIAEYFRDKGMNVMLMMDSVTRVAMAQREIGLAVGEPPATRGYTPSVFSILPKLLERSGTNDKGAITAFYTVLVDGDDMNEPIADAVRGILDGHIVLDRTLANKGQYPAINVLKSVSRLMNHIASPEHVKAAEKLRELYYTYDKSEDLINIGAYKRGTSKEIDDAIEYEPLITKFLKQSYNENVKLEDSIDELVSLAMGGGM; translated from the coding sequence GTGAAAAAAGCGGGAGAATTATCCGAAATCATTCCAAAACTGAATACGTTCAGGAAATACGGCAGGGTAGCCCGTGTCGTAGGTTTGATGATAGAATCCCAGGGTCCTGAGAGTTCAATTGGGGATGTTTGTCTTATCCATTTAAACCAGACAGCAAGCGGAGACTCTGTCATGCTGGCTGAAGTAGTGGGTTTTCGCGAAGAAATCGTCATTTTGATGCCCTACTCTAATATCCATGATATCTCAAGCGGCTGTTTAGTCGAATGTACCGGAAATCCGCTGGAAGTAAAGGTTGGAATGAACTTGATCGGGAAAGTGCTCGATTCGTTAGGACGGCCGATCGATCAGAGTCCTTTACCGAAAGGGTTGGCTACTGTCAGGACGGAACAGGAACCACCGAATGTCCTAAGTCGAAAACCAATTGATGAAAAGTTGGCGGTGGGCGTTAAAGCAATCGATTCTATGTTGACGGTTGGCAATGGACAGCGTGTTGGGATCTTTGCTGGATCCGGGGTCGGTAAAAGTACATTGCTCGGTATGATCGCCCGGAATACAACTGCAGACTTGAACGTCATAGGACTTATCGGCGAGCGGGGGCGCGAAGTACGGGAATTCATTGAACGGGATTTAGGGCCAGAGGGATTGAAGAGGACTATCGTCGTTGCAGCTACATCTGATCAACCTGCACTCATGCGCATCAAAGGCGCTTTCACTGCGACAGCCATCGCGGAATATTTCCGTGACAAAGGGATGAATGTCATGCTAATGATGGATTCGGTCACACGCGTTGCCATGGCGCAAAGGGAAATCGGCTTGGCTGTTGGAGAACCGCCTGCAACTCGCGGTTATACCCCATCCGTCTTCTCGATTCTTCCGAAGTTGCTCGAACGATCAGGAACGAATGATAAAGGGGCCATAACGGCTTTTTATACAGTTCTTGTAGACGGGGATGATATGAATGAACCGATTGCAGACGCGGTACGAGGTATCCTGGATGGCCATATCGTATTGGACCGGACACTAGCCAATAAAGGGCAATATCCGGCCATCAATGTGCTGAAAAGCGTCAGCCGGTTAATGAACCATATCGCGAGCCCCGAGCATGTCAAAGCAGCTGAAAAACTCCGGGAATTGTATTACACGTACGATAAATCCGAGGACCTCATCAATATTGGCGCATATAAGCGGGGAACTTCAAAAGAAATAGATGATGCGATTGAATATGAACCACTTATTACAAAGTTCCTGAAACAAAGCTATAACGAAAACGTAAAACTGGAAGACAGTATTGATGAATTGGTTTCACTTGCTATGGGAGGCGGTATGTGA